In Palaemon carinicauda isolate YSFRI2023 chromosome 1, ASM3689809v2, whole genome shotgun sequence, the genomic stretch atatatatatatatatatatatatatatatatatagttagatagatatagatagatagatatcttgaAGTACATTTCTAAAAGATGGCTAATAAAAATTTATTCTATGCTTAGTTCTGAATACATGCATGATATGATATTGAAGAAGGCTTTAAgtattgttgtaattttttttttcttctaattgatCGTGACAAAAGGATAAAAGCTTGTTGTATTACTTTTTAGCCAACACATATTCTCAGTAAAATttacgaaataaaagaaaatttttgcagCTCATTTCCGTATAAGAATTTCATGATCCCTTTTTCTTTAGCCTACGGACATCACCGAAGTTTGTCAGAGTCCCCTGGTGATGGCACAGCAGCTGACGCACATTGAGCTCGAAAAATTATCCTACATTGGTCCTGAGGAATTTGTACAGGCCTTCGCGAAGGATAATCTTGATGCCTGCTACAAAGACCTCAAGAAAACGAACAACCTCGAGAGTTACATCCAGTGGTTCAACAGACTGTCGTATCTCGTGGCGACACATGCCTGCACTGTAAGTTTATTGTTGACTTCATGACATTACATAATTCGATAAGCAATTAAGCTTTTGCCTGACACATTCGAGCATCGTTATCTGTTTCGAATTAAGCAAATATAAcaatagagagtagaggtcctcttttttgttttgtttcatttgttgatgtcggctaccccccaaaattgggggaagggccttggtatatgtatgacaatattaatgtttttttttgtttttttttcctagaattGACAGTACATATGCATTACTTGTAAtagcacctatttttttttttagataattatttaaTTTCGTATGCCCTTCTTTTTCGTCATAACAGCACGTCAAGAAGAAGCAGCGCGTGAGAGTGATAGAGTGGTGGATTGAAGTAGCACGGGAATGTTTCAACATAGGCAATTTCAATTCCCTAATGGGTATTATTGCTGGGTTGAATATGTCCATCGTTTCAAGGCTCAAAAAAACAGTAAGTAcctgtgagaggggggggggggtgaaattacCATTGTGAGAATAGTATTGTGCTGTGAAGTGTAAACTATATTTATTAACTTAACGGCCTTAAGTTTCTCTTTTTCGAATTTCGAACTTTATTTCATGATCTCAGAGATTTTCAGTATTGTCtttattcaatttcaataataattatacttaATGTTAGAGAGAGGAAAGGTATTATGTTAATATCAAAGTGATAAAGCTGAGATATTACCCTGGGTAGTTTTGGGGAAGCTCATTAAACCTTTCACTTGAAACTAGAATTTATTAACTTGTATTCTTTGTCCTTGATAACAGTGGAGTAAATTCCAATGATGATTATACTTAATGTTAAATAGAGAGGGGAAAGGTATTATGTAATATCAAAGTGATAAAAGCTGAGATATTACCCTGGGTAGTTTTGGGGGAAGCTCATTAAACCTTTCACTTTAAACTAGAATTTATTAACTTGTATTCTTTGTCCTTGATTACAGTGGAGTAAAGTTCAGAGCGCGAAATTCTCTGTCCTAGAACACCAGATGGATCCCTCCAGTAATTTCAGCAGCTATCGGTCCACTTTGAAAGCAGCCATGTGGAGATCAGCTGGAGCGGTAGATGATAGACAGAAGATTGTCATTCCCTTTTTCAGTCTTCTTGTCAAGGACCTTTACTTTTTAAATGAGGGCTGTGCTAGCAGGTGAGGAATCGAAGTACTTTTTTATGCACATGTATGATGGATTGTTGACTTGAATCACGATGTTAAGTAGTTCCCTTTTCAAAAAGCCTGACGATTTTAATCTATTTATTGGAATTTGTGTGGAATTGAAATATGAGAGGAATTACAGTGTCGCTAACAGAAAAATTAAACGTTGTCAGATCTCCTGATGGATgagtaaaaatgtaaaataatatcaGGAAGACAAAATTTAAGATAAACGATAGTCAATAAGGATTTTCTGGAAAGCAAGGGATTGAGACTCCAATATTTTGGGATATAATTAGAGAGGAAGCATATTATGTGTCTGGAGAAAATAGAAAGAAGAAAGTGAAAATGATGGATTGTCAAGTTAAAATGACGCATTACTCTTGCGTAATGGAATTTTTTATCCATAATATAAATTGGATCGAGCTTTTGCCAAGAGAATGTTCCTTTAAAGAGGAACACATTACGCCCAAAAGTGAGGCTTAATGGAGAAGTACTTCTCAAGTAGTTTTAAATCATGACATTGTGTAAAACTGGCGTGTATGTCTTTCACATGATTTGCAAGAAATGTATGGACAATTTTGTTCAACTTTTACCTTTTTCTAGGAATACTTGATAACTCGATTCAACTTCTATTACAGATTACCAAATGGACACATTAACTTCGACAAGTTTTGGCAATTGGCCAAGCAAGTAACAGAGTTTATGGCATGGAAACAGGTGACGTGTCCTTTCGAAAAGGTTCCAGATGTTATAAATTACATGCAAACCACAAACGTCCTTACTGAAACAggtattttaaaacaaaataatttttttttcttagttatgaacataattttaaaaattagtatGTCGATCCACTGATTTTGTAACACCTCACAAAAATGAACTGGTTACCCAAATTCTTTTAGTAACAAACAATTTATTTACAGGACTGGCGCTAGCATCATTCGAGTGTGAAGGACCTGAAAATAGTTACGAGAAGGAGAGATATAAGAATTTAAAGTAGGTAATAAACATTCTGCATTTCTTATAAATCCCTTGCAAATATGCTGTAaattgatcatttatatatatatatataaatataaatgtaaaaattatataatatttctatatgaagatatttctatatatatatatatgaaatatatttctatatatatatatatatatatatatttttttttctatatatataaatatatatttctatatatagaaatatttttatatatattatataaatatatttatatgtataaatatacataaatatgaatatatttatccgtataaatatatttatattcatatatatatatttatacatataaatatatttatacatataaatatatttatatttgtatatttatatatatatatataaatatatttatatatataaatatatttatatatataaaaatatttctatatatataaatatatttatgcatttaaaatatacataaatgtaaatatatttatgcgtataaatatatttacatttatgtatatttttatatgtataaatatatttatgtgtaaatatacctacatataaatatatctgtataaatatatttatccgataaatatatatatttatctatctaaatatatttatctatctagttaAATATAtaactagatagataaatatatttatctagatagataaatatatttatcgagatagataaatatatttatctagatagataaatatatttatctagatagataaatatatttatctagatagataaatatatttatttataaatatctttctagatatctagatatctagatagataaatatatatatctagatagataaatatgat encodes the following:
- the LOC137647287 gene encoding ras-GEF domain-containing family member 1B-like produces the protein MIAGLGESSLFGKRKCFEKREEVGTGKQLYHFFFFFLQGLPQTPKSGAKSCPYNGVDRSGHPPEWATTPDDDNSLVYEDGVLVSGSLQALVQHAVPTAVYYPDTAYLFAFLLSSRLFIKPHELLQRICDVGFTQQGLKGNDLSTINKEKLGRFVPHMVQLLGEWSETFPYDFRDERMMGGVRTMTHRCIALEPALRRDVTQVLHNLLNKLTQLERYEEGLAKLPAPPPSDFITQPTDITEVCQSPLVMAQQLTHIELEKLSYIGPEEFVQAFAKDNLDACYKDLKKTNNLESYIQWFNRLSYLVATHACTHVKKKQRVRVIEWWIEVARECFNIGNFNSLMGIIAGLNMSIVSRLKKTWSKVQSAKFSVLEHQMDPSSNFSSYRSTLKAAMWRSAGAVDDRQKIVIPFFSLLVKDLYFLNEGCASRLPNGHINFDKFWQLAKQVTEFMAWKQVTCPFEKVPDVINYMQTTNVLTETGLALASFECEGPENSYEKERYKNLKADTQQQVA